The Actinomyces sp. oral taxon 414 genome has a segment encoding these proteins:
- the thrS gene encoding threonine--tRNA ligase, giving the protein MTAHSIDIVLDGAARSIEEGTTGTSLFASERDVVAMRVDGEPWDLERAVPAGAVVEPIALSSPDGLNILRHSTTHVMAQAVQEIFPDVDLGIGPFIDDGFYYDFGGIDAVTPELLREIERRMRRIVKEGQRFVRRDITEAQGRAELADQPYKLELIATRGAGAEGAGVEVGGAGLTMYDNVRRDGTVAWKDLCRGPHLPSTRLIGAGFALTKSSAAYWRGDQHGDSLQRIYGTAWASKEDLRAHQTRLAEAARRDHRRLGAQLDLFSFPEEIGPGLAVFHPKGGMLRHVIESHVIARHEEAGFDFVHTPEISKGGLFHTSGHLPYYADTMFPPMVVDEETGADGAVVRAGQEYYLKAMNCPMHNLIFRSRGRSYRELPLRLFEMGRDYRYEKSGVVHGLTRMRGFTQDDSHTYCTPEQAPDEIGRQIDFFISILSDFGLTDFTLELSTRDEGAGRDKFIGSDADWATATSILERACAASGLEVVPDPGGAAFYGPKVSVQVKDAIGRTWQMSTIQYDFNQPERFDLEYTAADGTRRRPIMLHSAKLGSVERFIGVLTEHYAGAFPAWLAPVQVRLVPVAEAFDDYVAGVAARARARAIRVETDLSDDRFGKKIRNAAKDKIPFTLIAGGEDADAGAVSFRLRDGEQINGVPVDQALDHIAAVIAGRVNDPAGERPARD; this is encoded by the coding sequence GTGACAGCCCACAGCATCGATATCGTCCTCGACGGCGCCGCGCGCAGCATCGAGGAGGGCACCACGGGGACCTCCCTGTTCGCCTCCGAACGCGACGTCGTGGCCATGAGGGTCGACGGCGAGCCCTGGGACCTGGAGCGGGCCGTGCCCGCCGGCGCCGTCGTCGAGCCCATCGCCCTGTCCAGCCCCGACGGGCTGAACATTCTGCGCCACTCGACCACCCACGTCATGGCCCAGGCCGTCCAGGAGATCTTCCCCGACGTGGACCTGGGCATCGGCCCCTTCATCGACGACGGCTTCTACTACGACTTCGGGGGCATTGACGCCGTCACCCCCGAACTGCTGCGCGAGATCGAGCGGCGCATGAGGCGCATCGTCAAGGAGGGCCAGCGCTTCGTGCGCCGCGACATCACCGAGGCCCAGGGGCGCGCCGAACTGGCCGACCAGCCCTACAAGCTCGAACTCATCGCCACCAGGGGCGCGGGCGCCGAGGGCGCCGGCGTCGAGGTCGGCGGGGCGGGCCTGACCATGTACGACAACGTCCGGCGCGACGGCACCGTGGCCTGGAAGGACCTGTGCCGCGGCCCCCACCTGCCCTCCACCCGGCTCATCGGGGCCGGCTTCGCCCTGACCAAGTCCTCGGCCGCCTACTGGCGGGGCGACCAGCACGGGGACTCCCTGCAGCGCATCTACGGCACCGCCTGGGCCTCCAAGGAGGACCTCCGGGCCCACCAGACCCGCCTGGCCGAGGCCGCCCGACGCGACCACCGCCGCCTGGGCGCCCAGCTCGACCTGTTCTCCTTCCCCGAGGAGATCGGCCCCGGCCTGGCGGTCTTCCACCCCAAGGGCGGCATGCTGCGCCACGTCATTGAGAGCCACGTGATCGCCCGCCACGAGGAGGCCGGCTTCGACTTCGTCCACACCCCCGAGATCTCCAAGGGCGGGCTGTTCCACACCTCCGGGCACCTGCCCTACTACGCCGACACCATGTTCCCGCCCATGGTCGTCGACGAGGAGACCGGCGCCGACGGCGCCGTGGTGCGGGCCGGCCAGGAGTACTACCTCAAGGCCATGAACTGCCCCATGCACAACCTCATCTTCCGCTCCCGCGGCCGCTCCTACCGCGAACTGCCCCTGCGCCTGTTCGAGATGGGCCGCGACTACCGCTACGAGAAGTCCGGCGTCGTCCACGGCCTGACCCGCATGCGCGGCTTCACCCAGGACGACTCCCACACCTACTGCACCCCCGAGCAGGCCCCCGACGAGATCGGACGGCAGATCGACTTCTTCATCTCGATCCTGTCCGACTTCGGGCTGACCGACTTCACGCTCGAGCTGTCCACCCGCGACGAGGGCGCCGGAAGGGACAAGTTCATCGGCTCCGACGCCGACTGGGCCACCGCCACCTCCATCCTCGAGCGGGCCTGCGCCGCCTCGGGCCTGGAGGTCGTGCCCGACCCGGGCGGGGCCGCCTTCTACGGGCCCAAGGTCTCCGTGCAGGTCAAGGACGCCATCGGCCGCACCTGGCAGATGTCCACCATCCAGTACGACTTCAACCAGCCCGAGCGCTTCGACCTGGAGTACACGGCCGCCGACGGGACCCGCCGCCGGCCCATTATGCTGCACTCGGCCAAACTGGGCAGCGTCGAGCGCTTCATCGGGGTGCTCACCGAGCACTACGCCGGCGCCTTCCCGGCCTGGCTGGCCCCGGTGCAGGTGCGCCTGGTGCCGGTGGCCGAGGCCTTCGACGACTACGTGGCGGGCGTGGCCGCCCGGGCGCGCGCCCGGGCGATCCGCGTCGAGACCGACCTGTCCGACGACCGCTTCGGCAAGAAGATCCGCAACGCCGCCAAGGACAAGATCCCCTTCACTCTCATCGCCGGGGGGGAGGACGCCGACGCCGGGGCGGTCTCCTTCCGCCTGCGCGACGGCGAACAGATCAACGGCGTGCCCGTGGATCAGGCCCTGGACCACATCGCCGCCGTCATCGCCGGGCGCGTCAACGACCCGGCGGGGGAGAGGCCCGCCCGTGACTGA
- a CDS encoding HIT family protein, with protein sequence MRIQAPFQHPDAPDPFGRLWTPHRMVYIGGQDKPEDGSPRRCPFCAAPGLEDAESLIVHRGEGAYVLMNLYPYNTGHLLVCPYRHVADWTEASDAERIEIGRLTARAMEVVRHVAHPHGFNLGLNQGQVGGAGIAAHLHQHIVPRWMGDANFMPIIGKTKPVPQLLGDQRAMLARAWSRLPTTIDGVR encoded by the coding sequence GTGCGCATCCAGGCCCCCTTCCAGCACCCCGACGCCCCCGACCCCTTCGGCCGCCTGTGGACCCCCCACCGCATGGTCTACATCGGCGGCCAGGACAAGCCCGAGGACGGCTCGCCGCGCCGCTGCCCCTTCTGCGCCGCCCCCGGGCTCGAGGACGCCGAGTCCCTCATCGTCCACCGCGGCGAGGGCGCCTACGTGCTCATGAACCTCTACCCCTACAACACCGGTCACCTGCTCGTGTGCCCCTACCGGCACGTGGCGGACTGGACCGAGGCCTCCGACGCCGAGCGCATCGAGATCGGGCGGCTGACGGCCCGCGCCATGGAGGTCGTGCGCCACGTCGCCCACCCCCACGGCTTCAACCTGGGGCTCAACCAGGGGCAGGTGGGGGGCGCCGGCATCGCCGCCCACCTGCACCAGCACATCGTCCCCCGCTGGATGGGGGACGCCAATTTCATGCCCATTATCGGCAAGACCAAGCCGGTCCCCCAGCTCCTGGGCGACCAGCGCGCCATGCTCGCCCGGGCCTGGTCTCGCCTGCCCACGACCATCGACGGCGTGCGGTAG
- a CDS encoding glycosyltransferase family 4 protein, with protein MRIGLVCPYSLDAPGGVQVHVMELAAELMRRGHEVQVLAPAPQTLALPPWVTSAGDTVPIPYNGSVARLNFGAVVARRARRWLEAGDFDLIHVHEPIAPNVGLLTLQAATGPVVATFHAAMDRSLGRELLAGAAGPLMERITARIAVSEEARRTLVHFHGGDAVVIPNGVDVAAFARAPKDDPRFAGTPQAPTIGFLGRLDEPRKGLAVLADAVPRVLEAVPGARFLIAGRGQAEEVRRDLAPHGEHVVFLGGIGDQDKAAMLASATCYVAPQTGGESFGIVLVEAMAAGTRVIASDLAAFSAVLGSGRYGALFRTGDGADLARVMIDTLADEAGAQRRREAADAVVGRYDWSVVTDEILDVYDMALSTAHTRVNLAWAKPTIVGRLRGVLEERDRD; from the coding sequence ATGAGAATCGGACTGGTCTGCCCCTACTCCCTGGACGCCCCCGGCGGCGTCCAGGTGCACGTCATGGAACTGGCCGCCGAGCTCATGCGCCGCGGCCACGAGGTGCAGGTGCTGGCCCCCGCCCCCCAGACCCTGGCACTGCCGCCCTGGGTCACCAGCGCCGGGGACACCGTGCCCATCCCCTACAACGGCTCCGTCGCCCGCCTCAACTTCGGGGCCGTGGTGGCGCGCCGCGCGCGCCGCTGGCTCGAGGCCGGCGACTTCGACCTGATCCACGTCCACGAGCCCATCGCCCCCAATGTGGGCCTGCTGACCCTCCAGGCGGCCACCGGGCCCGTCGTGGCCACCTTCCACGCCGCCATGGACCGCTCCCTGGGACGCGAACTGCTCGCCGGCGCCGCCGGCCCGCTCATGGAGCGCATTACGGCGCGCATCGCCGTGTCCGAGGAGGCCCGGCGCACCCTCGTCCACTTCCACGGTGGCGACGCCGTCGTCATCCCCAACGGCGTCGACGTCGCCGCCTTCGCCCGCGCCCCCAAGGACGACCCGCGCTTCGCCGGAACCCCCCAGGCGCCCACGATCGGTTTCCTCGGCCGCCTCGACGAGCCCCGCAAGGGCCTGGCCGTCCTGGCCGACGCCGTGCCGCGCGTCCTGGAGGCCGTCCCCGGGGCGCGCTTCCTCATCGCCGGGCGCGGCCAGGCCGAGGAGGTGCGCCGGGACCTGGCCCCCCACGGCGAGCACGTCGTCTTCCTCGGGGGCATCGGCGACCAGGACAAGGCCGCCATGCTGGCCTCGGCCACCTGCTACGTCGCCCCGCAGACCGGCGGGGAGTCCTTCGGCATTGTGCTGGTCGAGGCCATGGCCGCGGGCACGCGCGTCATCGCCTCCGACCTGGCCGCCTTCTCCGCCGTCCTGGGCTCCGGGCGCTACGGCGCCCTGTTCCGCACCGGGGACGGGGCGGACCTGGCCCGCGTCATGATCGACACCCTCGCCGACGAGGCCGGCGCGCAGCGGCGCCGGGAGGCCGCCGACGCCGTCGTGGGCCGATACGACTGGTCGGTGGTGACCGACGAGATCCTCGACGTCTACGACATGGCGCTGTCCACCGCCCACACGCGCGTGAACCTCGCCTGGGCCAAGCCCACCATTGTCGGACGCCTGCGCGGGGTCCTGGAGGAGCGCGACCGTGACTGA
- a CDS encoding phosphatidylinositol mannoside acyltransferase, giving the protein MRRPGVEGLYRFAWRHVRRLPSGLGYALFHLAGDAAWLAHHLRAGRGGVGQLRRNLSRILPDADRRGLSRATRAAMRSYMRYFYEAFALPGLTPAQRAARVRPVMGPEIRRDMEKGSIVIALPHMGNWDLVGAWACVELAQVLTVAEKLEPPDLFEQFVAFRRGLGMRIIGQARGERVFESLVEAAGEGRHVIALLADRDLSSSGVEAPLCGHAAHVAAGPAAVAERLGLPLYAATVHYERLTGARRRAAGGPWGVVIALHKVPAPPGAGGREAVAEWTRAWVERIGPGLAAHAVDWHMLQAVFDADLDPERLARSRAREGRA; this is encoded by the coding sequence ATGAGGCGGCCCGGCGTCGAGGGCCTCTACCGCTTCGCCTGGCGCCACGTGCGGCGTCTGCCCAGCGGGCTGGGCTACGCCCTGTTCCACCTGGCCGGGGACGCGGCCTGGCTCGCCCACCACCTGCGCGCCGGCCGGGGCGGCGTGGGCCAGCTGCGGCGCAACCTGTCCAGAATCCTGCCCGACGCCGACCGGCGCGGACTGTCGCGCGCCACCAGGGCGGCCATGCGCTCCTACATGCGCTACTTCTACGAGGCCTTCGCCCTGCCCGGCCTGACCCCCGCCCAGCGCGCCGCCCGGGTCCGCCCCGTCATGGGCCCCGAGATCCGCCGCGACATGGAGAAGGGCTCCATCGTCATCGCCCTGCCCCACATGGGCAACTGGGACCTGGTGGGGGCCTGGGCCTGCGTCGAACTGGCCCAGGTGCTCACGGTCGCCGAGAAGCTCGAACCGCCCGACCTGTTCGAACAGTTCGTCGCCTTCCGCCGGGGCCTGGGCATGCGCATTATCGGCCAGGCCCGCGGGGAGAGGGTCTTCGAGTCCCTCGTGGAGGCGGCGGGCGAGGGACGCCACGTCATCGCCCTGCTGGCCGACCGCGACCTGTCCTCCTCCGGCGTCGAGGCGCCCCTGTGCGGGCACGCGGCGCACGTGGCCGCCGGACCGGCCGCCGTCGCCGAGCGCCTCGGACTGCCCTTGTACGCCGCCACCGTCCACTACGAGCGCCTGACCGGGGCCCGGCGCCGGGCCGCCGGCGGACCCTGGGGCGTCGTCATCGCCCTGCACAAGGTCCCCGCCCCCCCCGGGGCAGGCGGACGGGAGGCGGTCGCCGAGTGGACCCGCGCCTGGGTCGAGCGGATCGGCCCCGGCCTGGCCGCTCACGCCGTCGACTGGCACATGCTCCAGGCCGTCTTCGACGCCGACCTCGACCCCGAGCGCCTGGCCCGCTCCCGGGCCCGGGAGGGGCGGGCATGA
- a CDS encoding carboxylate--amine ligase: MIRSRDRRPSRPDLLPVVIGGDIGAYALARQLHDATGQRVVLLSPSPIEAIELSSYIDVRHYREHDEDMMLSLLRELVADRGPRSAVVMANSDATARLLAVHRAELEPRYAVPFPDVGAMDALSDKVAFAAACAAQGLRTPRQAVVDCSALADGDPDIPIPFPLVGKAAVGSDWDAADFPGKRKIYFLDTPADLASLWSDLRGAGYASTFLIQERIPGEDEAMRSVTAYMASNGEMTMIGSARVLLEDHAPTLIGNPVAMITEPFPELWDGAERLLAAAGYRGFANFDVKVDPRTGESVFFELNPRIGRNSFYMSAAGVNPMVPMIADLIDGRPGPRRQARREVLYSLVPRHLVLHQVDDPALRRRALRLAPRAVDPLIDPAERSVRRRLLVTALKLNHDLKFHRHHPKRLLRRRRGGADATQIIRKNEHDGPAGG, from the coding sequence ATGATCCGCTCCCGGGACCGCCGTCCGTCCAGACCCGATCTCCTGCCCGTCGTCATCGGCGGGGACATTGGGGCCTACGCCCTGGCCCGTCAGCTCCACGACGCCACCGGACAGCGGGTCGTCCTCCTGTCGCCCAGCCCCATCGAGGCCATTGAGCTGTCGAGCTACATCGACGTGCGCCACTACAGGGAGCATGACGAGGACATGATGCTCTCCCTCCTGCGCGAACTGGTCGCCGACCGGGGCCCGCGCAGCGCCGTCGTCATGGCCAACAGCGACGCCACGGCCCGCCTCCTGGCCGTCCACCGCGCCGAACTGGAGCCGCGCTACGCCGTGCCCTTCCCCGATGTGGGGGCCATGGACGCCCTGAGCGACAAGGTGGCCTTCGCCGCCGCCTGCGCCGCCCAGGGCCTGCGCACCCCCCGCCAGGCGGTCGTGGACTGCTCCGCGCTGGCCGACGGCGACCCCGACATCCCCATCCCCTTCCCCCTGGTGGGCAAGGCCGCCGTCGGGTCGGACTGGGACGCCGCCGACTTCCCCGGCAAGCGCAAGATCTACTTCCTGGACACCCCCGCCGACCTCGCCTCGCTGTGGTCGGACCTGCGGGGCGCCGGCTACGCCTCCACCTTCCTCATCCAGGAGCGCATCCCGGGCGAGGACGAGGCCATGCGCTCGGTGACCGCCTACATGGCCTCCAACGGCGAGATGACCATGATCGGCTCCGCCCGGGTGCTGCTGGAGGACCACGCCCCCACCCTCATCGGCAACCCGGTGGCCATGATCACCGAGCCCTTCCCCGAGCTGTGGGACGGGGCGGAGCGGCTGCTGGCGGCGGCCGGCTACCGGGGGTTCGCCAACTTCGACGTCAAGGTCGACCCGCGCACCGGCGAGTCGGTCTTCTTCGAACTCAACCCGCGCATCGGGCGCAACTCCTTCTACATGAGCGCCGCCGGGGTCAACCCCATGGTCCCCATGATCGCCGACCTGATCGACGGCCGGCCCGGGCCGCGCCGCCAGGCGCGCCGCGAGGTCCTCTACTCCCTGGTGCCCCGCCACCTGGTCCTGCACCAGGTCGACGACCCGGCGCTGCGCCGGCGCGCCCTGCGCCTGGCCCCCCGGGCGGTGGACCCCCTCATCGACCCGGCCGAACGCTCCGTGCGCCGCCGGCTGCTCGTCACCGCGCTCAAGCTCAACCACGACCTGAAGTTCCACCGCCACCACCCCAAGCGCCTGCTGCGCCGCCGCCGCGGCGGGGCGGACGCGACCCAGATCATCCGCAAGAACGAGCACGACGGTCCCGCGGGCGGCTAG
- a CDS encoding lipid II:glycine glycyltransferase FemX gives MSRHSPATCAGPRRGGPPSPSSPPSTGPRCGGSMRRVGWQAFRRTAERAGVTLPIEQTTAWDSFDTAMDGREPWERVIYDDAAERPRALVALTRMDVRGLPYLWARHAPVWLGGDPTPAEEADLRGLLTAGVRYHEPSVVFIRIHMNHPAPDLHELLQTMTYDRTVVIDLDHPDDESLLAAFKPRGRRDVRKALRNGEMTYHDETARAEEAFGELYEILVETGRRDGFRPAPASTYLTMLRSLGPEHARLYVVRREGREALAWSLVTVSGDRALRYYAGSSRAGRRLRAADALVYWEACRLRAEGVGRYDLMGVDSARVPQLAGVREFKNKFVPDGPVEVPGAWDVPVRPRLYAALVRALRLKHDVEAGARRLRERLRRDEDEGAVSEKTPPR, from the coding sequence ATGAGCCGCCACTCGCCCGCCACCTGCGCCGGGCCCCGCCGCGGGGGCCCGCCCTCGCCGTCGTCCCCGCCCTCGACCGGACCCCGCTGCGGTGGCTCAATGCGCCGCGTCGGCTGGCAGGCCTTCCGCCGGACGGCGGAGCGGGCCGGGGTCACGCTGCCGATCGAGCAGACCACCGCCTGGGACTCCTTCGACACCGCCATGGACGGGCGGGAGCCCTGGGAGCGGGTGATCTACGACGACGCCGCGGAGCGCCCCCGGGCCCTGGTCGCCCTCACGCGGATGGACGTGCGCGGCCTGCCCTACCTGTGGGCGCGTCACGCCCCGGTGTGGCTGGGCGGCGACCCGACGCCCGCGGAGGAGGCGGACCTGCGCGGCCTGCTCACAGCCGGCGTGCGCTACCACGAGCCGTCGGTCGTCTTCATCCGGATCCACATGAATCACCCCGCCCCCGATCTGCACGAGCTGCTGCAGACGATGACCTACGACCGCACCGTCGTCATCGACCTGGACCACCCCGACGACGAGTCCCTGCTGGCCGCCTTCAAGCCGCGGGGGCGGCGCGACGTCCGCAAGGCCCTGCGCAACGGGGAGATGACCTACCACGACGAGACCGCCCGGGCCGAGGAGGCCTTCGGCGAGCTCTACGAGATCCTCGTCGAGACCGGCAGGCGCGACGGCTTCCGCCCCGCCCCCGCCTCGACCTACCTGACGATGCTGCGCAGCCTGGGGCCCGAGCACGCCCGCCTGTACGTCGTGCGCCGGGAGGGCCGGGAGGCGCTGGCGTGGTCCCTGGTGACGGTGTCGGGCGACCGGGCGCTGCGCTACTACGCCGGCTCCTCGCGGGCCGGGCGGCGCCTGCGCGCCGCGGACGCCCTGGTCTACTGGGAGGCCTGCCGGCTGCGCGCAGAGGGGGTGGGGCGCTACGACCTCATGGGCGTGGACTCCGCGCGCGTGCCCCAGCTCGCGGGCGTGCGCGAGTTCAAGAACAAGTTCGTCCCCGACGGCCCGGTCGAGGTGCCCGGGGCCTGGGACGTGCCCGTGCGCCCGCGCCTGTACGCGGCCCTGGTGCGCGCCCTCAGGCTCAAGCACGACGTCGAGGCCGGGGCGCGGCGTCTGCGCGAGCGCCTGCGCCGCGACGAGGACGAGGGGGCGGTGTCCGAAAAGACGCCGCCGCGGTAG
- the pgsA gene encoding phosphatidylinositol phosphate synthase: protein MLGQHGRGLTRSLFTRPALALARIGVTPNMLTLTGTALTIGVAVLTLPQGRFVVGPIALTLTIVADSFDGILARATGGSSEFGAFLDSTMDRLADGAVFGSLTAWAGLRLADGPLRTWTLCLGIACVVLAAAVPYAQARAKSVGATAAVGIAERTDRLVVIGVAVLTVGLGAPPWGITAGLALVALGSLSTVVQRVLVVRRQLVDGAPATAPRGAGGRRNAAVSA from the coding sequence ATGCTCGGACAGCACGGACGCGGCCTGACCAGGTCGCTGTTCACCCGACCCGCCCTGGCCCTGGCCAGGATCGGCGTCACCCCCAATATGCTCACCCTCACCGGGACGGCGCTGACCATCGGCGTGGCGGTCCTGACCCTGCCCCAGGGGCGCTTCGTCGTCGGCCCCATCGCCCTGACCCTGACCATTGTCGCCGACTCCTTCGACGGGATCCTCGCCCGGGCCACCGGGGGCTCGTCCGAATTCGGCGCCTTCCTCGACTCGACCATGGACCGCCTGGCCGACGGCGCCGTCTTCGGCTCCCTGACCGCCTGGGCGGGCCTGCGCCTGGCCGACGGGCCCCTGCGGACCTGGACGCTGTGCCTGGGGATCGCCTGCGTCGTCCTAGCGGCCGCCGTGCCCTACGCGCAGGCCCGGGCCAAGTCCGTGGGCGCCACCGCCGCGGTCGGCATCGCCGAACGCACCGACCGCCTCGTCGTCATTGGCGTCGCCGTCCTGACCGTGGGCCTGGGCGCCCCGCCCTGGGGCATTACGGCGGGCCTGGCCCTCGTGGCCCTGGGCAGCCTGAGCACCGTCGTCCAGCGGGTGCTCGTCGTGCGCCGCCAACTGGTCGACGGCGCCCCGGCCACCGCCCCCCGCGGGGCGGGCGGACGGCGCAACGCAGCGGTGAGCGCATGA
- a CDS encoding DUF3000 domain-containing protein codes for MTDNSRTASPKDAGGERVPERFEEALLSMRHAPRPRGLVLDEVPAPRRLAPYAAALTAETVQTEGGVPIATGRFVVLHDPAGQDAWDGDLRVVVMTRSRLDDEVGVDPLLGSAARSWLIEALDNAGAGYRALVGTVTRVLSETFGGLELTDSCAHAEIRASWSPATPDLTPHLIAWYELLHVAAGNEPHLAVPLTLAGSR; via the coding sequence GTGACCGACAATTCTAGGACGGCCTCGCCGAAGGACGCGGGAGGCGAGCGGGTGCCCGAACGATTCGAGGAGGCGCTGCTCAGCATGCGCCACGCGCCCAGGCCCCGCGGTCTAGTCCTCGACGAAGTCCCTGCGCCCCGCCGTCTGGCCCCCTACGCAGCCGCTCTGACGGCTGAGACCGTCCAGACCGAGGGGGGTGTGCCCATCGCCACGGGGCGCTTCGTCGTGCTCCACGACCCCGCGGGCCAGGACGCCTGGGACGGGGACCTGCGCGTCGTCGTCATGACGCGCTCGCGTCTCGACGACGAGGTCGGCGTCGACCCCCTCCTGGGCTCCGCGGCCCGGTCCTGGCTGATCGAGGCGCTCGACAACGCCGGAGCCGGCTACCGGGCGCTCGTGGGCACGGTCACCCGCGTGCTGTCGGAGACCTTCGGCGGGCTCGAGCTGACCGACTCGTGCGCGCACGCGGAGATCCGCGCCTCCTGGTCGCCCGCCACCCCCGACCTGACGCCGCACCTGATCGCCTGGTACGAGCTGTTGCACGTGGCGGCGGGCAACGAGCCGCACCTGGCCGTCCCCCTGACCCTGGCGGGAAGCCGGTGA
- a CDS encoding lipid II:glycine glycyltransferase FemX, protein MADEPAPPQQQEVLRAVSARDMRLAIGCTPAPVEQIEAWEAYEKSQGHTLFGRYVFECDGKPTAVLALYRYRIGGRPFLWAKHGPVWLKEQSPAREARLRQMLVREVRRREPRTVFIRMHARYRARDTLELLSTITYDRTYVIDLTPREPKAIAAAMPRAGRRGVLRAERVAREAGCTIAEETGLSREEFESLYAVMSETAQRDGFRPHPSDVYWDMLTTLGPEHARLFVLRRDGEPHCWDLVTVSGKRAVAYYGASSSASRGFRGAEALDWFVACAMAAEGRDGLDLMGADSARVPELYGVGQYKRRFAQHPTEVDGAWDVPVHRLVYRALRRARRARHFVRDRLGV, encoded by the coding sequence ATGGCCGACGAGCCCGCCCCGCCCCAGCAGCAGGAGGTCCTGCGCGCGGTGTCCGCGCGCGACATGCGACTGGCGATCGGGTGCACCCCGGCGCCCGTGGAGCAGATCGAGGCCTGGGAGGCCTATGAGAAGAGCCAGGGGCATACCCTCTTCGGCCGCTACGTCTTCGAATGCGATGGCAAGCCGACGGCGGTGCTGGCCCTGTACCGCTACCGCATCGGCGGCCGGCCCTTCCTGTGGGCCAAGCACGGGCCCGTGTGGCTCAAGGAGCAGTCGCCCGCCCGCGAGGCCCGGCTGCGCCAGATGCTCGTGCGCGAGGTGCGCCGGCGCGAGCCGCGCACCGTCTTCATCAGGATGCACGCGCGCTACCGCGCCCGCGACACCCTGGAGCTGCTGTCCACCATCACCTACGACCGCACCTACGTCATCGACCTGACCCCCCGCGAGCCCAAGGCGATCGCCGCCGCCATGCCCCGCGCCGGGCGTCGCGGCGTCCTGCGCGCCGAGCGCGTGGCCCGCGAGGCCGGGTGCACCATCGCCGAGGAGACCGGGCTGAGCCGCGAGGAATTCGAGTCCCTCTACGCCGTCATGAGCGAGACCGCCCAGCGCGACGGCTTCCGGCCCCACCCCAGCGACGTCTACTGGGACATGCTCACCACGCTGGGCCCCGAGCACGCCCGCCTGTTCGTCCTGCGGCGCGACGGCGAGCCCCACTGCTGGGACCTGGTGACCGTCTCGGGCAAGCGGGCCGTGGCCTACTACGGGGCCTCCTCCTCCGCCTCGCGCGGCTTCCGCGGCGCCGAGGCCCTCGACTGGTTCGTGGCCTGCGCCATGGCCGCCGAGGGGCGCGACGGACTGGACCTCATGGGCGCCGACTCGGCCCGCGTCCCCGAGCTCTACGGCGTGGGGCAGTACAAGCGCCGCTTCGCCCAGCACCCCACGGAGGTCGACGGCGCCTGGGACGTGCCCGTCCACCGGCTCGTCTACCGGGCGCTGCGCCGGGCCCGCCGGGCCCGCCATTTCGTGCGCGACCGCCTGGGCGTCTGA